A DNA window from Janibacter sp. A1S7 contains the following coding sequences:
- a CDS encoding LON peptidase substrate-binding domain-containing protein, whose protein sequence is MDVLPMFPLGSPLLPGQPLPLQVFEPRYLAMLRDVASGDGRFGVVLIERGFEVGGGDARFSVGCAARIEQARAMPDGRVRLLARGRERVEVVRWLPDDPYPRAEVRRLPDLAWSEEHTALLAGSERTVRRALTVMSEYRSQVWSADIALSDDPITRAWQLACIAPLGALDQLELLRSSSIDELLETTARLTAEALELLPLQRPDGSG, encoded by the coding sequence ATGGACGTCCTGCCGATGTTTCCCCTCGGGTCGCCGCTGCTGCCGGGCCAGCCCTTGCCGCTGCAGGTCTTCGAGCCTCGTTACCTCGCCATGCTGCGCGACGTCGCGAGCGGTGACGGACGGTTCGGCGTGGTGCTCATCGAGCGGGGGTTCGAGGTCGGTGGAGGGGACGCGCGCTTCTCCGTCGGCTGTGCCGCGCGCATCGAGCAGGCACGGGCCATGCCGGATGGTCGCGTCCGCCTGCTCGCGCGCGGCCGGGAGCGTGTCGAGGTCGTCCGCTGGCTGCCCGATGACCCCTATCCGCGCGCCGAGGTGCGTCGGCTGCCCGACCTCGCGTGGAGCGAGGAGCACACGGCGCTCCTGGCCGGAAGCGAACGCACCGTCCGCCGTGCCCTGACCGTGATGAGTGAGTACCGCTCGCAGGTCTGGTCCGCGGACATCGCGCTCTCCGACGACCCGATCACCCGCGCCTGGCAGCTGGCGTGCATCGCCCCGCTGGGGGCGCTCGACCAACTCGAGCTGCTGCGGTCGTCATCGATCGACGAGCTGCTGGAGACGACAGCACGGCTGACCGCCGAGGCACTGGAACTGCTGCCGCTGCAGCGACCCGATGGGAGTGGGTGA